Proteins from a genomic interval of Rosa chinensis cultivar Old Blush chromosome 2, RchiOBHm-V2, whole genome shotgun sequence:
- the LOC121051196 gene encoding extracellular ribonuclease LE-like: MTDQKVIASYLCMPTKFHVHGIWPSNFSDIEVTCGQALTNNPFDKAQMTPLQTDLVNSWPSVLITKSNMWFWEHEYENHGACTVESGVPQFTQKSYFEKGHQLWNQYDIHSVLDQSGIKPSTAKSYTMTQLSQQGSQGAESHRKNIKHSLIEIAEIMKTRSMAKDLSGIVKENRQGPQGYSGMDEFVHDLVVNNPIEKA, encoded by the exons ATGACAGATCAAAAGGTTATTGCATCTTACCTCTGCATGCCAACCAAGTTTCATGTACATGGAATATGGCCTTCCAACTTCTCCGATATAGAAGTCACTTGTGGTCAAGCACTGACGAATAACCCCTTTGATAAGGCGCAG ATGACACCTCTGCAGACGGATTTAGTAAACTCATGGCCATCCGTGTTAATAACAAAGAGCAATATGTGGTTTTGGGAGCATGAGTACGAGAACCATGGCGCATGTACAGTAGAGTCAGGTGTACCACAATTCACTCAAAAGTCCTACTTTGAGAAAGGACACCAGCTATGGAACCAATATGACATCCATTCAGTGCTTGATCAAAGTGGTATTAAACCaagtactgcaaaatcatacacTATGACTCAGCTT AGTCAGCAAGGCTCTCAAGGAGCCGAATCGCACCGCAAGAACATCAAGCACAGCCTCATCGAGATCGCCGAGATCATGAAGACCAGATCGATGGCGAAGGATCTGAGCGGGATTGTGAAGGAGAATCGGCAAGGACCCCAAGGTTATTCA GGAATGGATGAGTTTGTTCATGATCTGGTAGTGAATAATCCGATAGAGAAGGCTTAA